The following are from one region of the Gossypium hirsutum isolate 1008001.06 chromosome D03, Gossypium_hirsutum_v2.1, whole genome shotgun sequence genome:
- the LOC107910350 gene encoding uncharacterized protein isoform X1, which produces MSTVPERRVSRQDIQLVQNLIERCLQLYMTQKEVVETLLAQAKIEPGFTELVWQKLEEENREFFQAYYLRLMVKQQIMEFNKLLEQQVQLMHQIYPSGVSSISNLNGPHLSQMPQNSSCCAPENTGKALKQESLQHLMGSSLPNVFSNSSSSLYIGTHASIELPTHASGIHAPSAMLSTQNSNLGLMQEINGKMLKSAAGFSGSSAYMFGAESSLLDTRPTIEDTAFNSAEPSTQSLNEPLLDADISSFGLLGQISRNFNLSDLAADFSPSSRFFLSICMGTCICPVAHIFCVHPCLHCESVLDIMLDLAKVGGLLCVPYLKYFLQFISKYLALLPLVNSFMKITIF; this is translated from the exons ATGTCGACTGTACCAGAAAGAAGGGTTTCTCGTCAAGATATACAGTTG GTTCAAAACCTTATAGAAAGATGCCTTCAACTCTACATGACGCAGAAGGAAGTTGTGGAAACTCTGCTGGCTCAGGCCAAAATTGAGCCTGGTTTTACTGAACTTG TTTGGCAAAAGCTTGAAGAAGAGAATCGAGAATTCTTCCAGGCTTATTATCTCAGACTGATGGTAAAGCAACAAATAATGGAATTCAACAAGCTACTTGAGCAACAGGTGCAACTCATGCATCAGATTTATCCATCTGGAGTTTCCTCAATCTCTAATTTGAATGGACCTCACTTGTCACAGA TGCCCCAGAACTCATCCTGCTGTGCGCCAGAGAACACAGGAAAAGCTCTGAAGCAGGAGAGCTTGCAGCACCTCATGGGATCTAGTTTGCCTAATGTATTCAGTAATAGTAGTTCATCTTTGTACATTGGAACACATGCTAGTATTGAGCTTCCTACCCATGCCAGCGGGATTCATGCACCATCAGCCATGCTTTCAACTCAGAATTCAAATTTGGGTTTGATGCAAGAAATAAATGGGAAGATGCTAAAATCAGCAGCTGGTTTTTCAGGCAGTTCTGCTTACATGTTTGGTGCTGAGAGCAGTCTTCTAGATACACGTCCAACAATTGAGGATACAGCTTTCAATAGTGCAGAACCAAGCACACAATCACTAAATGAACCACTTCTGGATGCTGACATTTCTTCATTTGGACTTTTAGGCCAGATCTCTCGCAATTTCAATCTTTCAGATCTCGCAGCTGACTTTTCTCCTAGTTCACGTTTCTTTCTGTCAATTTGTATGGGCACATGCATTTGCCCTGTAGCACATATTTTCTGCGTGCATCCATGTCTTCATTGTGAGTCCGTTTTAGACATTATGCTGGATTTAGCCAAGGTTGGAGGCCTTTTATGTGTTCCCTATCTAAAATATTTTCTCCAGTTCATAAGCAAGTACTTGGCCCTGTTACCATTAGTTAATTCATTCATGAAAATCACAATATTTTAA
- the LOC107910350 gene encoding uncharacterized protein isoform X2, protein MTQKEVVETLLAQAKIEPGFTELVWQKLEEENREFFQAYYLRLMVKQQIMEFNKLLEQQVQLMHQIYPSGVSSISNLNGPHLSQMPQNSSCCAPENTGKALKQESLQHLMGSSLPNVFSNSSSSLYIGTHASIELPTHASGIHAPSAMLSTQNSNLGLMQEINGKMLKSAAGFSGSSAYMFGAESSLLDTRPTIEDTAFNSAEPSTQSLNEPLLDADISSFGLLGQISRNFNLSDLAADFSPSSRFFLSICMGTCICPVAHIFCVHPCLHCESVLDIMLDLAKVGGLLCVPYLKYFLQFISKYLALLPLVNSFMKITIF, encoded by the exons ATGACGCAGAAGGAAGTTGTGGAAACTCTGCTGGCTCAGGCCAAAATTGAGCCTGGTTTTACTGAACTTG TTTGGCAAAAGCTTGAAGAAGAGAATCGAGAATTCTTCCAGGCTTATTATCTCAGACTGATGGTAAAGCAACAAATAATGGAATTCAACAAGCTACTTGAGCAACAGGTGCAACTCATGCATCAGATTTATCCATCTGGAGTTTCCTCAATCTCTAATTTGAATGGACCTCACTTGTCACAGA TGCCCCAGAACTCATCCTGCTGTGCGCCAGAGAACACAGGAAAAGCTCTGAAGCAGGAGAGCTTGCAGCACCTCATGGGATCTAGTTTGCCTAATGTATTCAGTAATAGTAGTTCATCTTTGTACATTGGAACACATGCTAGTATTGAGCTTCCTACCCATGCCAGCGGGATTCATGCACCATCAGCCATGCTTTCAACTCAGAATTCAAATTTGGGTTTGATGCAAGAAATAAATGGGAAGATGCTAAAATCAGCAGCTGGTTTTTCAGGCAGTTCTGCTTACATGTTTGGTGCTGAGAGCAGTCTTCTAGATACACGTCCAACAATTGAGGATACAGCTTTCAATAGTGCAGAACCAAGCACACAATCACTAAATGAACCACTTCTGGATGCTGACATTTCTTCATTTGGACTTTTAGGCCAGATCTCTCGCAATTTCAATCTTTCAGATCTCGCAGCTGACTTTTCTCCTAGTTCACGTTTCTTTCTGTCAATTTGTATGGGCACATGCATTTGCCCTGTAGCACATATTTTCTGCGTGCATCCATGTCTTCATTGTGAGTCCGTTTTAGACATTATGCTGGATTTAGCCAAGGTTGGAGGCCTTTTATGTGTTCCCTATCTAAAATATTTTCTCCAGTTCATAAGCAAGTACTTGGCCCTGTTACCATTAGTTAATTCATTCATGAAAATCACAATATTTTAA